A region of Maribacter algicola DNA encodes the following proteins:
- the rpsC gene encoding 30S ribosomal protein S3 — MGQKTNPIGNRLGIIRGWESNWYGGKDYGDKLAEDDKIRKYIHARLSKASVSRVIIERTLKLITVTVTTARPGIIIGKGGQEVDKLKEELKKITNKEVQINIYEIKRPELDANLVAASIARQIESRISFRRAIKMAIAAAMRMNAEGIKVQISGRLNGAEMARSESYKEGRIPLSTFRADIDYALQEAQTTYGKLGIKVWIMKGEVYGKRELSPLIGMQKGQASKPGKQDGARKPRRRK, encoded by the coding sequence ATGGGACAAAAAACAAATCCAATAGGGAATCGTCTAGGAATTATCAGAGGATGGGAGTCTAACTGGTATGGAGGAAAGGATTATGGTGATAAGCTTGCAGAAGACGATAAGATTAGAAAATATATCCATGCTAGGCTTTCCAAGGCAAGTGTTTCAAGGGTTATTATTGAGAGAACCTTAAAACTGATTACGGTTACCGTAACCACTGCCAGACCAGGTATTATCATTGGTAAGGGGGGTCAAGAGGTTGACAAATTGAAAGAGGAGCTTAAGAAGATTACCAATAAAGAGGTTCAGATCAATATTTACGAGATCAAAAGACCGGAATTGGACGCAAATCTTGTAGCTGCAAGTATTGCAAGACAGATTGAGAGTAGGATTTCTTTTAGAAGAGCTATCAAGATGGCCATTGCTGCTGCGATGAGAATGAACGCCGAAGGAATAAAAGTTCAGATTTCAGGAAGATTGAACGGCGCTGAAATGGCACGATCTGAATCTTACAAAGAAGGAAGAATTCCTTTGTCCACATTTAGGGCGGATATCGACTATGCATTGCAAGAAGCTCAGACCACCTATGGAAAATTAGGAATCAAGGTTTGGATTATGAAGGGTGAGGTTTACGGAAAACGAGAGCTTTCCCCGTTAATTGGGATGCAAAAAGGGCAGGCCTCCAAACCTGGAAAGCAAGATGGTGCAAGAAAGCCACGTCGAAGAAAGTAA
- the rpmD gene encoding 50S ribosomal protein L30 yields the protein MAKIKVKQVKSGIKKPQNQKRTLAALGLKRIGQVVEHDATPNILGMINKVKHLVSTEEA from the coding sequence ATGGCAAAGATTAAAGTAAAACAAGTGAAGAGCGGTATTAAAAAACCTCAGAACCAGAAAAGGACTTTGGCGGCTCTTGGACTAAAAAGAATAGGACAGGTTGTTGAGCATGATGCAACACCTAATATTCTTGGAATGATAAATAAAGTTAAACATTTAGTTTCAACTGAAGAAGCTTAA
- the rpsE gene encoding 30S ribosomal protein S5, with the protein MFQKYKNVETVKPGGLDLKDRLVGVQRVTKVTKGGRAFGFSAIVVVGDENGVVGHGLGKSKEVATAIAKAIEDGKKNLIRIPLNKGTLPHEQKGKYGGARVYIQPASHGTGVIAGGAVRAVLEAVGVHDVLSKSQGSSNPHNVVKATFDALLQLRDAKTISEQRGISLEKVFKG; encoded by the coding sequence ATGTTCCAAAAGTACAAAAACGTAGAAACAGTCAAACCAGGAGGTTTAGATTTAAAAGATAGATTGGTAGGCGTTCAGCGTGTTACCAAAGTTACGAAAGGTGGTAGGGCATTTGGTTTTTCTGCTATAGTAGTTGTTGGTGATGAGAATGGTGTTGTAGGTCACGGTCTTGGAAAATCTAAAGAAGTTGCAACGGCAATCGCAAAGGCAATCGAAGACGGAAAAAAGAACTTGATTCGCATTCCACTGAACAAAGGTACCTTACCACATGAACAAAAGGGTAAATATGGTGGAGCACGTGTTTATATACAGCCAGCTTCGCATGGTACCGGAGTAATTGCCGGTGGCGCTGTAAGAGCCGTATTGGAAGCCGTTGGTGTACATGATGTATTATCTAAATCTCAAGGGTCTTCAAACCCTCATAATGTGGTAAAGGCAACATTTGACGCTTTATTGCAATTAAGGGACGCCAAGACAATTTCAGAACAACGAGGTATTTCCTTGGAGAAGGTATTTAAAGGTTAA
- the rpsS gene encoding 30S ribosomal protein S19 codes for MARSLKKGPYVHYSLEKKIQDSVSSGKKSVIKTWSRASMITPDFVGLTIAVHNGKQFVPVFVTENMVGHKLGEFSPTRSFRGHAGAKNKGKK; via the coding sequence ATGGCACGTTCACTAAAAAAAGGACCTTACGTTCATTACAGTTTAGAAAAGAAAATTCAGGACAGTGTTTCTTCTGGTAAGAAATCGGTTATTAAGACATGGTCAAGGGCATCAATGATTACACCTGATTTTGTTGGACTAACTATTGCTGTTCATAATGGGAAACAATTTGTACCTGTTTTCGTAACGGAGAACATGGTTGGGCATAAATTAGGGGAATTTTCACCTACAAGATCTTTTAGGGGTCATGCAGGTGCAAAGAATAAAGGAAAGAAGTAA
- the rpsH gene encoding 30S ribosomal protein S8, with protein MVTDTIADYLTRVRNASRAGHRVVEIPASNLKKEITKILFDQGYILSYKFEEDKVQGTIKIALKYDKVTKEPVIKKIQRISKPGLRKYSSNDNLPRVLNGLGIAIVSTSHGVMTSKQAKAENVGGEVLCYVY; from the coding sequence ATGGTAACAGATACTATAGCAGATTATTTAACGAGAGTTAGGAACGCAAGTAGGGCAGGGCACAGGGTTGTTGAAATCCCAGCGTCCAATCTAAAAAAGGAAATTACTAAAATATTATTCGATCAAGGGTATATTTTAAGTTACAAGTTTGAGGAGGACAAAGTTCAAGGTACCATTAAAATTGCCTTGAAATATGATAAGGTGACGAAGGAACCTGTAATAAAAAAGATACAACGTATCAGTAAGCCTGGTTTAAGAAAATACTCCTCCAACGATAATTTGCCAAGGGTCCTTAATGGATTGGGTATTGCAATTGTCTCAACGTCGCATGGTGTCATGACAAGTAAGCAAGCCAAGGCCGAGAATGTTGGTGGTGAGGTTTTATGCTACGTATATTAA
- the rplP gene encoding 50S ribosomal protein L16, translating to MLQPKRTKFRKMQTGRMKGIAGRGHQLSNGMFGIKSMDSSFLTSRQIEAARIAATRYMKREGQLWIKIFPDKPITKKPLEVRMGKGKGAPEYFVAVVKPGRVMFEIAGVSMDIAKEALRLAAQKLPVRTKFIVARDYTVDN from the coding sequence ATGTTACAACCAAAAAGAACGAAGTTCCGAAAAATGCAGACAGGCCGGATGAAAGGAATTGCCGGTAGAGGGCATCAACTTTCTAATGGTATGTTCGGAATAAAATCTATGGATTCTTCTTTTTTGACTTCCCGTCAAATTGAAGCTGCTCGTATCGCTGCTACTAGGTACATGAAAAGGGAAGGTCAATTGTGGATAAAAATATTTCCGGACAAGCCTATTACCAAAAAGCCATTGGAGGTACGTATGGGTAAAGGTAAAGGTGCTCCAGAATACTTTGTGGCCGTTGTAAAACCTGGAAGGGTAATGTTTGAAATTGCCGGGGTGTCCATGGATATTGCAAAGGAAGCACTTAGACTAGCGGCACAAAAGCTTCCGGTTAGAACAAAATTTATTGTTGCAAGAGATTATACAGTTGACAATTAA
- the rpsN gene encoding 30S ribosomal protein S14, giving the protein MAKESMKARERKRAKTVAKYAEKRKALKEAGDYEALQKLPKNASPVRMHNRCKLTGRPKGYMRTFGISRVMFREMANQGLIPGVKKASW; this is encoded by the coding sequence ATGGCTAAAGAATCAATGAAGGCCCGCGAGAGAAAAAGGGCGAAGACTGTAGCTAAATATGCTGAAAAACGCAAAGCTCTAAAGGAAGCTGGCGATTATGAAGCATTACAGAAATTGCCAAAAAATGCCTCTCCAGTACGTATGCACAATAGATGCAAGTTAACTGGAAGACCAAAAGGTTATATGAGGACTTTTGGAATCTCTCGGGTAATGTTCAGGGAAATGGCAAACCAAGGTTTGATACCCGGTGTTAAAAAGGCCAGCTGGTAG
- the rplV gene encoding 50S ribosomal protein L22 translates to MGVRKKQMAERIKAEKQKVAFAKLNNCPTSPRKMRLVADLVRGEKVEKALAILRFNPKEASRKLEKLLLSALANWQAKNEDASLEDADLIVSEIRVDSGTMLKRLRPAPQGRAHRIRKRSNHVTLVLGSNNNIES, encoded by the coding sequence ATGGGAGTTCGTAAAAAACAAATGGCCGAAAGAATTAAGGCAGAAAAGCAGAAAGTAGCTTTCGCTAAATTGAACAATTGTCCTACTTCACCTAGGAAAATGAGGCTTGTGGCCGATTTGGTACGTGGTGAAAAGGTTGAAAAGGCGCTAGCTATATTAAGATTTAATCCTAAAGAAGCTTCTAGAAAACTAGAGAAATTGTTGCTTTCGGCCTTGGCAAATTGGCAGGCGAAGAATGAGGATGCTAGTTTGGAAGATGCTGATTTGATTGTTTCGGAGATTCGTGTGGATAGCGGTACAATGCTTAAGAGATTGCGTCCTGCGCCACAGGGTAGAGCGCATAGGATAAGAAAACGTTCAAACCATGTAACCTTGGTTTTGGGATCTAACAATAATATAGAGAGCTAG
- the rpsK gene encoding 30S ribosomal protein S11, translating to MAKANTKVVKKRKVIVDSVGEAHINASFNNIIISLTNKKGDVISWSSAGKLGFRGSKKNTPYAAQVAAEDCSKVAHEAGLRKVKVYVKGPGNGRESAIRSIHNSGIEVTEIIDVTPMPHNGCRPPKRRRV from the coding sequence ATGGCAAAGGCAAATACGAAAGTAGTTAAAAAGCGTAAAGTTATTGTTGATTCCGTGGGAGAGGCACACATAAATGCTTCATTCAATAATATTATCATTTCTTTGACGAATAAGAAAGGTGATGTTATTTCTTGGTCATCAGCAGGTAAATTGGGATTTAGGGGTTCCAAGAAGAATACCCCATATGCGGCTCAGGTTGCGGCTGAAGATTGTTCAAAAGTTGCACATGAAGCAGGTTTGCGTAAAGTGAAGGTATATGTTAAGGGTCCTGGAAATGGAAGGGAATCCGCTATACGTTCCATACACAATTCAGGAATCGAAGTAACTGAAATTATCGACGTTACGCCAATGCCACACAATGGATGTAGGCCTCCAAAAAGAAGAAGGGTTTAA
- the secY gene encoding preprotein translocase subunit SecY: protein MKKFIDTISNIWKIEELRNRIIITLGLLLVYRFGCQIVLPGIDSTQLGGLADGTDQGIFGLLNAFTGGAFANASIFALGIMPYISASIVVQLMGIAIPYLQKLQKEGESGRKTINQITRWLTIGICIVQAPAYLYGLGAFGVPDTAFVLGKGLDFMIPAVIILVSGCVFAMWLGEKITDKGIGNGISLLIMIGIIATMPQSFVQEFVSRTTNNNGGLMFILIEVIVWFLVILASVLLVMATRQIPVQYARRTASGGYEKNVMGARQYIPLKLNASGVMPIIFAQAIMFVPGLIGQSFDDTSFGQWMQVQFADIFGWAYNLLFAFLIIIFTYFYTAITVPTNKMADDLKRSGGFIPGIRPGKETGDYLDKIMSLITLPGSIFLALLAVLPAIVVKLLDVQAGWALFYGGTSLLIMVGVAIDTVQQVNSYLLNRHYDGLMKTGKNRKVA from the coding sequence ATGAAGAAATTTATCGATACAATATCCAATATTTGGAAGATAGAAGAGCTTAGGAATAGAATTATTATTACTCTAGGCCTTCTATTGGTTTATAGATTTGGTTGTCAAATTGTTCTTCCTGGTATAGATTCCACACAGTTGGGTGGATTGGCTGATGGTACGGACCAAGGTATTTTTGGGCTTTTAAATGCATTTACGGGAGGGGCTTTCGCCAATGCTTCCATATTCGCATTGGGCATCATGCCATATATATCGGCCTCAATCGTTGTCCAATTAATGGGTATTGCAATACCTTACCTGCAAAAATTGCAAAAGGAGGGAGAAAGTGGAAGGAAGACAATCAATCAAATTACGCGCTGGTTGACCATTGGTATTTGTATTGTTCAAGCTCCTGCTTACCTTTACGGTTTAGGGGCATTTGGTGTTCCTGATACTGCTTTTGTACTTGGAAAGGGACTGGACTTTATGATACCAGCGGTAATCATATTGGTATCGGGCTGTGTATTCGCTATGTGGTTGGGAGAAAAGATTACGGATAAAGGTATTGGTAATGGTATCTCATTATTGATTATGATAGGCATTATAGCAACCATGCCACAGTCATTTGTCCAGGAATTCGTTTCAAGGACTACCAACAATAATGGAGGATTAATGTTCATACTAATTGAGGTAATCGTATGGTTCCTTGTAATTTTGGCCAGTGTTCTGTTGGTTATGGCAACGCGACAAATACCGGTGCAGTATGCCAGAAGAACGGCTTCAGGCGGATATGAAAAAAATGTCATGGGAGCTAGGCAATATATTCCCTTGAAGCTTAATGCCTCAGGAGTAATGCCCATTATTTTCGCTCAGGCTATTATGTTCGTTCCTGGTTTGATAGGTCAATCTTTTGACGATACGTCGTTTGGTCAGTGGATGCAAGTTCAATTTGCCGATATTTTTGGATGGGCCTATAATTTATTGTTCGCCTTCCTTATTATCATATTTACCTATTTCTATACAGCTATTACCGTACCTACGAATAAGATGGCAGATGATTTGAAACGTAGTGGCGGTTTTATTCCAGGAATTAGACCTGGAAAGGAAACTGGCGATTATTTGGATAAAATAATGTCTTTAATTACGTTACCTGGATCTATATTTTTAGCTTTGCTGGCCGTTTTACCGGCAATTGTGGTGAAATTATTGGATGTACAGGCTGGATGGGCACTTTTTTACGGTGGTACCTCTTTATTGATTATGGTAGGTGTGGCAATTGATACTGTACAACAGGTGAATTCGTATCTTTTGAATAGGCATTATGACGGATTGATGAAAACCGGAAAAAATAGAAAAGTAGCATAG
- the rplX gene encoding 50S ribosomal protein L24: protein MKKLKIKTGDTVRVVSGDHKGSEGKVMSVNLEKNKAIVEGVNVVSKHEKPSAQNPQGGIVKKEALIHISNLSLIDSKSGETTRVGFEVRDGKKVRVSKKSNEVI from the coding sequence ATGAAGAAGTTAAAGATAAAAACAGGAGATACGGTAAGGGTTGTTTCTGGAGACCATAAAGGTTCCGAAGGAAAAGTAATGTCCGTAAATCTTGAAAAAAATAAAGCGATTGTAGAGGGTGTCAATGTTGTTTCCAAACATGAGAAGCCTAGTGCTCAAAACCCTCAGGGTGGAATCGTGAAAAAGGAAGCTTTAATTCACATTTCCAACCTATCATTGATCGACTCAAAATCCGGTGAGACCACAAGAGTGGGTTTCGAGGTTAGAGATGGAAAAAAAGTTAGGGTTTCCAAGAAATCAAATGAAGTAATTTAG
- the rplB gene encoding 50S ribosomal protein L2, which translates to MSVRKLKPITPGQRFRVVNGFDAITADKPEKSLLAPLKKSGGRNSQGKMTIRQKGGGHKRRYRVIDFKRDKQDVAATVKSIEYDPNRTAFIALLEYVDGEKRYVVAQNGLKVDQQVSAGAGSAPEIGNALPLSEIPLGTIISCIELRPGQGAVMARSAGTFAQLMAKDGKFVTVKMPSGETRLVLSSCMATIGAVSNSDHQLLVSGKAGRSRWLGRRPRTRPVAMNPVDHPMGGGEGRASGGHPRSRKGIPAKGYRTRSKTKSTNKYIIERRKK; encoded by the coding sequence ATGTCAGTTAGAAAATTAAAACCAATCACTCCTGGACAGCGTTTTAGAGTAGTAAACGGGTTTGACGCCATTACTGCTGATAAGCCGGAGAAGAGCTTACTTGCTCCGTTAAAAAAGTCCGGAGGTAGAAACAGTCAAGGAAAGATGACCATACGCCAAAAAGGTGGTGGGCATAAAAGAAGGTACCGTGTTATCGATTTTAAGAGAGATAAGCAGGATGTTGCCGCTACGGTAAAGTCTATCGAGTACGATCCAAACAGAACTGCTTTTATAGCACTTTTGGAGTATGTTGATGGGGAAAAAAGATACGTTGTTGCCCAAAATGGGTTAAAGGTGGACCAACAAGTTTCTGCCGGTGCAGGTTCTGCACCTGAGATTGGAAATGCGTTGCCTCTAAGCGAGATTCCATTGGGTACTATTATTTCTTGTATCGAATTGCGTCCTGGTCAGGGTGCGGTTATGGCAAGAAGTGCTGGTACTTTTGCACAATTAATGGCAAAAGATGGAAAATTTGTAACCGTTAAGATGCCTTCTGGTGAAACAAGGTTGGTTTTGTCTTCTTGTATGGCGACTATAGGTGCAGTTTCTAATTCTGACCACCAATTATTGGTGTCCGGTAAAGCGGGTAGAAGCAGATGGCTGGGCAGAAGACCAAGGACTAGGCCAGTAGCCATGAACCCTGTGGATCATCCAATGGGTGGTGGTGAAGGTAGGGCTTCCGGTGGTCATCCAAGATCTAGAAAAGGTATTCCTGCCAAAGGGTATAGGACTCGTTCCAAGACCAAGAGTACCAATAAGTATATAATAGAACGTAGAAAGAAATAA
- the rplR gene encoding 50S ribosomal protein L18, with the protein MGLSKTQRKYRIRRRIRKVSNGTAERPRLSVFRSNSEIYAQLIDDEKGVTLAAASSRDKDIASKKGNKTEIAALVGKAIAEKSKAAGIEKVAFDRGGNLYHGRVKSLADGAREAGLKF; encoded by the coding sequence ATGGGATTATCAAAAACACAAAGAAAGTATAGAATTCGAAGGAGAATCCGTAAGGTTTCCAATGGAACCGCCGAAAGGCCAAGATTGTCTGTTTTTAGAAGTAACAGTGAAATCTATGCACAATTGATAGACGATGAAAAAGGAGTTACTTTGGCGGCTGCTTCCTCAAGGGATAAGGATATAGCATCCAAAAAGGGAAACAAGACCGAAATTGCCGCTTTGGTAGGAAAGGCTATAGCAGAAAAGTCAAAGGCTGCCGGCATAGAAAAGGTTGCATTTGATAGGGGTGGAAATCTCTACCATGGTAGGGTAAAGTCCTTGGCCGATGGTGCAAGGGAAGCAGGTTTAAAATTCTAA
- the rplW gene encoding 50S ribosomal protein L23 — protein sequence MSVLIKPIITEKMTAEGELNNRYGFLVDPKANKIQIKDAVEATYGVSVKKVRTMNYGPTRKTRFTKTGVQHGKTNATKKAIVDVVEGDIIDFYSNL from the coding sequence ATGAGTGTGTTGATAAAACCAATTATAACGGAAAAAATGACTGCGGAGGGCGAGTTGAACAACCGTTATGGTTTCCTAGTTGATCCGAAGGCCAACAAGATTCAGATTAAAGATGCTGTTGAGGCTACTTATGGTGTTTCGGTCAAGAAAGTTAGAACGATGAATTATGGGCCAACAAGAAAGACCAGATTTACAAAAACTGGTGTACAGCATGGGAAGACAAACGCAACTAAGAAGGCGATTGTTGATGTTGTGGAAGGTGATATAATTGATTTTTACAGTAATCTATAA
- the rplN gene encoding 50S ribosomal protein L14 has translation MLQQESRLKVADNTGAKEVLTIRVLGGTKRRYASIGDKIVVTVKEATPNGGIKKGAVSTAVVVRTKKEVRRPDGSYIRFDDNACVLLNPAGEMRGTRVFGPVARELRDKQFMKIVSLAPEVL, from the coding sequence ATGTTACAGCAAGAATCTAGATTAAAGGTTGCAGATAATACCGGAGCCAAGGAAGTTTTGACTATCCGTGTTCTTGGTGGTACAAAGAGGAGATATGCTTCTATAGGTGACAAGATAGTAGTTACTGTAAAGGAAGCTACTCCAAATGGAGGTATCAAGAAGGGTGCTGTCTCCACTGCTGTGGTAGTAAGGACCAAAAAGGAGGTTAGAAGACCTGATGGTTCTTATATCCGTTTCGATGACAACGCATGTGTGTTATTGAACCCTGCTGGAGAAATGCGCGGTACACGTGTTTTTGGTCCTGTAGCAAGAGAGCTTAGGGATAAGCAGTTCATGAAAATTGTTTCATTGGCCCCTGAGGTACTATAA
- the rplO gene encoding 50S ribosomal protein L15: MNLSNLKPAEGSVNRDGKRLGRGQGSGKGGTAARGHKGAKSRSGYSKKIGFEGGQMPLQRRVPKFGFTNINRKEYKGINLNKLQELVDAKVIKDTVSFDTLVEIGAVGKNDLVKILGGGEIKTALKVSVHKFTASAKAAIEAAGGEAISL, from the coding sequence ATGAACTTAAGTAATCTAAAACCTGCAGAAGGTTCCGTAAATAGGGATGGTAAACGTTTAGGTAGAGGACAAGGCTCTGGAAAGGGAGGCACTGCTGCAAGAGGGCATAAGGGTGCAAAATCTAGATCTGGTTACTCAAAGAAAATCGGATTTGAAGGAGGACAAATGCCATTGCAGAGACGAGTTCCCAAGTTTGGTTTTACCAATATTAACAGAAAGGAATATAAAGGAATTAACCTTAATAAATTGCAGGAGCTTGTAGATGCCAAAGTAATTAAGGATACAGTTTCCTTTGATACCCTGGTGGAGATAGGTGCGGTGGGTAAAAACGATTTGGTTAAGATTTTAGGAGGTGGCGAAATAAAAACTGCCCTTAAAGTATCTGTACATAAATTTACTGCTTCGGCAAAAGCTGCTATTGAAGCTGCAGGTGGTGAAGCAATAAGTTTATAA
- the rplF gene encoding 50S ribosomal protein L6: protein MSRIGNNPIAIPEGVTIEVKDNEITVKGKLGELTQDFSGVEVKIEDGQAWVTRPSDSKEHKAKHGLYRALILNMVKGVSQGWTKELELVGVGYRASNQGQKLDLALGFSHNIVFDLAPEVKVETISEKGKNPIVKLTSHDKQLVGHIAAKIRSFRKPEPYKGKGVKFVGEQLRRKAGKSA from the coding sequence ATGTCTAGAATAGGAAATAATCCGATAGCGATTCCAGAAGGAGTAACGATAGAGGTCAAGGACAACGAAATTACCGTAAAAGGTAAGTTGGGAGAATTGACCCAAGATTTCTCTGGTGTCGAAGTTAAAATAGAAGACGGGCAGGCTTGGGTAACAAGACCATCTGATTCTAAGGAGCATAAAGCAAAACACGGTCTTTACCGAGCTTTGATATTGAATATGGTCAAAGGGGTTTCCCAAGGGTGGACCAAGGAGTTGGAATTGGTAGGTGTAGGTTACCGTGCCAGTAATCAAGGTCAAAAACTGGATTTGGCCTTAGGTTTTTCGCATAATATCGTTTTTGATCTAGCCCCGGAGGTTAAGGTCGAAACAATTTCGGAAAAAGGAAAGAACCCTATAGTTAAATTAACTTCTCACGACAAGCAGTTGGTTGGGCACATAGCGGCAAAGATTAGATCCTTCCGTAAGCCTGAACCTTACAAAGGAAAAGGGGTCAAATTTGTTGGTGAACAATTAAGAAGAAAAGCAGGTAAATCGGCTTAA
- the ykgO gene encoding type B 50S ribosomal protein L36, with the protein MKVRASVKKRSADCKIVRRKGRLYVINKKNPRFKQRQG; encoded by the coding sequence ATGAAAGTAAGAGCATCAGTAAAAAAGAGAAGCGCCGACTGCAAAATCGTTCGCAGAAAAGGCAGATTGTACGTAATCAACAAAAAGAATCCTAGATTTAAACAAAGACAAGGGTAG
- the rpsM gene encoding 30S ribosomal protein S13 has product MARIAGIDIPKQKRGVIALTYIYGIGRSRAKEILEKAQVSEDTKVSDWNDDEIGRIREAVSFYTIEGELRSEIQLNIKRLMDIGCYRGIRHRSGLPLRGQRTKNNSRTRKGKRKTVANKKKATK; this is encoded by the coding sequence ATGGCAAGAATCGCGGGTATAGATATACCAAAACAAAAGAGGGGCGTAATCGCCTTGACCTATATTTACGGAATAGGAAGAAGCAGGGCCAAGGAAATTTTGGAGAAGGCCCAAGTTAGTGAGGATACAAAGGTTTCTGACTGGAACGATGATGAAATAGGTCGTATTAGGGAAGCCGTTTCTTTCTATACAATTGAAGGTGAGTTACGTTCAGAAATTCAGTTGAATATTAAGCGATTAATGGATATTGGATGTTACAGAGGTATACGTCATAGGTCTGGCTTGCCATTAAGAGGACAACGTACCAAGAATAACTCTAGGACAAGAAAAGGTAAGAGAAAAACAGTTGCTAACAAGAAGAAAGCTACTAAATAA
- the rpsQ gene encoding 30S ribosomal protein S17, protein MEKRNLRKERIGVVTSDKMEKSIVVSEVKRVKHPMYGKFVLKTKKYVAHDEKNDCNIGDTVKIMETRPMSKTKCWRLVEILERAK, encoded by the coding sequence ATGGAAAAAAGAAACTTAAGAAAGGAAAGAATTGGGGTTGTAACCAGTGACAAAATGGAAAAGTCCATTGTTGTTTCTGAGGTTAAGAGAGTAAAACACCCTATGTACGGTAAGTTCGTTTTGAAAACAAAAAAATATGTTGCCCACGACGAAAAGAACGATTGTAATATCGGTGATACCGTAAAGATTATGGAGACACGTCCTATGAGCAAGACCAAGTGTTGGAGGTTAGTAGAAATCTTAGAAAGAGCCAAATAA
- the rplE gene encoding 50S ribosomal protein L5, producing the protein MAYVARLKKEYKDRVIAALTEEFGYKNVMQVPKLEKIVVSRGVGAAVADKKLIDHAVDEMTMITGQKAVATISKKDVAAFKLRKGMPIGAKVTLRGDRMYEFLDRLVTSALPRVRDFQGIKATGFDGRGNYNLGITEQIIFPEINIDKINRINGMDVTFVTSAETDKEAKSLLTELGLPFKKN; encoded by the coding sequence ATGGCTTACGTTGCAAGATTAAAGAAAGAATATAAGGACCGTGTTATAGCGGCCTTGACCGAAGAATTTGGTTACAAAAACGTAATGCAAGTTCCAAAATTGGAAAAAATTGTGGTAAGTAGGGGTGTTGGTGCCGCTGTTGCCGATAAAAAGCTCATTGACCATGCTGTTGATGAGATGACTATGATTACAGGTCAAAAGGCGGTTGCAACAATTTCTAAGAAGGACGTTGCTGCTTTTAAACTAAGAAAAGGAATGCCAATTGGTGCCAAGGTTACATTACGTGGAGATCGTATGTACGAATTTTTGGATAGGTTGGTTACTTCCGCGCTTCCTAGGGTTCGAGATTTTCAAGGTATCAAAGCTACCGGTTTTGATGGACGCGGTAATTATAACCTAGGAATTACGGAACAGATTATCTTCCCGGAGATCAATATTGATAAAATCAATAGAATTAACGGGATGGATGTGACATTTGTTACCTCTGCCGAAACGGACAAGGAAGCAAAATCATTATTAACAGAATTAGGATTACCTTTTAAAAAGAACTAG
- the infA gene encoding translation initiation factor IF-1 — protein sequence MAKQAAIEQDGSIIEALSNAMFRVELENGHVVTAHISGKMRMHYIKLLPGDKVKLEMSPYDLSKARITYRY from the coding sequence ATGGCTAAACAAGCAGCGATAGAACAAGATGGATCCATTATTGAAGCATTGTCTAATGCAATGTTCAGGGTGGAATTGGAAAATGGACATGTAGTTACGGCGCATATTTCAGGTAAGATGCGCATGCATTATATAAAGTTGTTGCCTGGAGACAAGGTTAAATTGGAAATGAGTCCGTACGACCTTAGTAAAGCAAGAATTACTTATAGATACTAA
- the rpmC gene encoding 50S ribosomal protein L29 translates to MKNQEIKELSVDGLTEKLAEYKKQHADLKMAHFVTPLENPLQIRKVRRTVARLATELTKRENQ, encoded by the coding sequence ATGAAAAATCAGGAAATTAAGGAATTGTCTGTTGATGGACTTACGGAAAAACTTGCAGAGTATAAGAAGCAGCATGCAGATTTAAAAATGGCTCATTTTGTGACTCCATTGGAAAACCCTCTTCAGATCAGAAAGGTGAGAAGAACGGTTGCAAGATTGGCTACTGAATTAACTAAAAGGGAAAACCAATAA